From a region of the Rhodococcus opacus B4 genome:
- a CDS encoding vWA domain-containing protein, with amino-acid sequence MSAVRVLDPDELRPFRLARLVSAEQMPYFMRALFAAQPVAAPGLGTFAVDAQWRLYLDPALLVGANAWPVPVAGAVLLHEVGHLLRAHAARAASLPKPVQHLAWNYAADAEINDDLLAAGVGLPEGVITPESFGCASGGIAEDYYTNLVDPSASPSPNAPADGDGDPGCGSGAGCPAVPGELGAAGNEVTEGLDGAEADLVRRYVAQAVRESSGKGRGSAPAGLVRWAGEVLAPPTVAWDRLLRAAIRRVLADQAGRTNYTYSRPSRRGIPGIVAPAMRGPSITVSIVVDTSGSMSADDLDAAMSEVAGVLRAGGVSRDRVRILACDASSTTAQPVRSIADVKLIGGGGTDMRVGIDAANAARPQPHVVIVLTDGDTPWPDRPSRSHLVCAVIGSDTAAARTPSWASTVYVPVGAGARA; translated from the coding sequence GTGAGCGCGGTGCGGGTACTCGACCCGGACGAGTTGCGCCCGTTTCGGTTGGCCCGGTTGGTCTCTGCCGAACAGATGCCGTACTTCATGCGGGCGTTGTTCGCGGCGCAACCTGTGGCTGCGCCGGGGCTGGGCACGTTCGCGGTGGATGCGCAGTGGCGGTTGTATCTTGATCCGGCATTGCTGGTCGGTGCGAACGCCTGGCCGGTCCCGGTGGCGGGTGCGGTCCTGTTGCACGAAGTAGGGCACCTGCTGCGGGCACATGCCGCGCGCGCCGCGTCCTTGCCGAAACCGGTCCAGCACCTGGCGTGGAACTACGCCGCCGATGCGGAAATCAACGATGACCTTCTCGCGGCCGGTGTCGGACTGCCCGAAGGGGTGATCACCCCGGAGTCGTTCGGCTGCGCATCGGGAGGCATTGCGGAGGACTACTACACGAACCTGGTCGATCCGTCTGCCTCTCCATCTCCGAACGCACCCGCAGACGGCGACGGTGATCCGGGGTGCGGGTCCGGTGCGGGGTGCCCTGCCGTGCCCGGCGAGTTGGGTGCGGCAGGGAATGAGGTCACCGAAGGTCTCGACGGCGCGGAGGCAGACCTGGTGCGGCGGTACGTCGCGCAGGCCGTTCGTGAGTCTTCGGGAAAGGGCAGGGGGAGCGCCCCGGCCGGGCTGGTGCGGTGGGCCGGTGAGGTACTGGCACCGCCGACCGTGGCGTGGGATCGGTTGCTGCGTGCGGCGATCCGGCGCGTCTTGGCGGATCAGGCGGGGCGGACGAACTACACGTATTCGCGGCCGTCGCGGCGCGGGATCCCGGGCATAGTCGCTCCGGCGATGCGCGGCCCGTCGATCACGGTCTCGATTGTGGTCGACACCTCGGGATCGATGTCGGCAGACGATCTGGATGCGGCGATGAGTGAGGTTGCCGGGGTGCTGCGGGCTGGCGGTGTGTCACGGGATCGGGTGCGGATTCTGGCCTGTGACGCGTCGAGCACAACGGCGCAGCCGGTTCGGTCCATCGCGGACGTGAAACTGATCGGCGGCGGCGGCACCGACATGCGGGTGGGTATCGACGCCGCCAATGCTGCGCGTCCGCAGCCGCATGTGGTGATCGTCCTGACGGACGGGGATACGCCGTGGCCGGATCGCCCGTCGCGGTCGCATCTGGTGTGCGCGGTGATCGGCAGCGACACGGCTGCGGCACGTACACCGTCGTGGGCATCGACGGTGTACGTGCCGGTCGGCGCGGGAGCGCGTGCATGA
- a CDS encoding DUF3800 domain-containing protein: MPPVTAVASHSLFGYLRNPVMIAVGHDRHNHLVLMAYIDETGDTGLIAKGGTNCYALGCVLIDDSQWPEAFDKMLDFRRRLSKTYGINQRWELKANYLIRGGGPLKALALPPGIRHLVYRGHLKMLHEIGARAFTVVVDKEATKLSGQECFHMAWETLLNRLERTSTKEKSTLMILHDEGEDHAVRREFRKARRHLTAGSAYGSGQIRSKGTLFLDDPVSRASHNSQLIQTADMVAYAGWRTYMPPSKKVAEVCPSDMWRHVGLATHRVVNSVTRNGAPGVVIRKR, from the coding sequence ATGCCGCCGGTGACCGCCGTGGCCTCCCATTCACTCTTCGGATATCTGCGCAACCCAGTGATGATCGCTGTCGGTCACGATCGGCATAATCACCTGGTGCTGATGGCCTACATCGATGAGACCGGTGACACTGGATTGATCGCCAAGGGCGGTACCAACTGTTACGCGCTCGGTTGCGTCTTGATCGACGACTCGCAGTGGCCGGAAGCATTCGACAAGATGCTCGACTTTCGGCGGCGTTTGTCCAAGACGTACGGGATAAATCAGCGCTGGGAGCTGAAGGCGAACTACCTCATCCGCGGCGGAGGCCCGCTGAAGGCTCTCGCGTTGCCTCCGGGCATTCGGCATCTCGTCTACCGCGGCCATCTGAAGATGCTCCATGAAATCGGCGCACGCGCATTCACCGTGGTTGTCGACAAGGAGGCAACCAAACTCTCTGGTCAGGAGTGTTTCCACATGGCGTGGGAAACGTTGTTGAACCGCTTGGAGCGCACAAGCACCAAAGAGAAGTCGACGCTTATGATCCTTCATGACGAGGGTGAGGACCATGCGGTGCGAAGAGAATTTCGCAAGGCCCGACGGCATTTGACCGCGGGCAGCGCTTACGGTTCTGGCCAGATCAGGTCAAAGGGGACGCTGTTCCTGGACGATCCTGTGTCGCGGGCATCGCATAATTCGCAGTTAATCCAGACAGCGGACATGGTGGCGTACGCAGGTTGGAGAACGTACATGCCTCCGAGCAAGAAGGTGGCTGAGGTCTGCCCGTCGGACATGTGGCGTCACGTTGGTTTGGCGACGCACAGGGTGGTCAACAGTGTCACTCGCAACGGCGCGCCTGGCGTTGTCATACGGAAAAGATAA
- a CDS encoding phosphoadenosine phosphosulfate reductase family protein, which translates to MAGKPEPDGLDLNTLRALRRPRRDLAKLTGRIAGHLDDHDGYLAFSGGKDSLVALHLTLQVEPNIPVVFFDSGLEYPETYTYITALADTWNLNLAPHRADPPLLTVLAQSGEWDHHQPTRATSQKLRDILIGAPSRAAHAAHGPGEIWGVRADESPKGTGRWSLYYNALSSHVTRMCDGCCTNTTEQRRHHGGLIDRADGTRVFGPVWDWNTDEIWTYIAHHQLPVNPVYGTLRRLGTPEKHLRVSHMLDGAFLEHGRITRLRRGWPTLFEELAHVLPRIREFV; encoded by the coding sequence GTGGCGGGCAAGCCCGAACCCGACGGCCTGGACCTGAACACCCTCCGGGCACTGCGCCGGCCCCGCCGCGACCTCGCAAAACTCACCGGCCGCATCGCCGGGCACCTCGACGACCACGACGGATACCTCGCCTTCTCCGGCGGCAAGGACTCACTCGTCGCACTCCACCTCACCCTGCAGGTCGAACCGAACATCCCCGTCGTGTTCTTCGACTCCGGCCTCGAGTACCCCGAGACCTACACCTACATCACCGCACTCGCCGACACCTGGAACCTGAACCTCGCACCCCACCGAGCCGACCCACCACTGCTGACCGTCCTCGCACAATCCGGCGAATGGGACCACCACCAGCCCACCCGAGCCACGAGCCAGAAACTGCGCGACATCCTCATCGGTGCCCCCTCCCGCGCGGCGCACGCAGCCCACGGGCCAGGAGAAATCTGGGGCGTACGCGCCGACGAATCCCCGAAAGGGACCGGCCGCTGGTCGCTGTACTACAACGCACTCAGCAGCCACGTCACACGCATGTGCGACGGCTGCTGCACCAACACCACCGAGCAACGCCGACACCACGGCGGCCTCATCGACCGAGCCGACGGAACCCGTGTCTTCGGGCCCGTATGGGACTGGAACACCGACGAGATCTGGACCTACATCGCCCACCACCAGCTACCGGTGAACCCCGTCTACGGCACACTCCGCCGACTCGGCACCCCCGAAAAACACCTACGGGTCTCCCACATGCTCGACGGCGCCTTCCTCGAACACGGCCGTATCACCCGCCTACGACGTGGGTGGCCGACACTCTTCGAAGAACTCGCCCACGTCCTCCCCCGGATCCGCGAATTCGTCTGA
- a CDS encoding ATP-binding protein, translating to MADLATAVTVLDANGRAGVPSLLISGPGMGKSSLVRGLAASDGVLCETVLGSLREPADFAGLPVVREHGVTLEAPDWAKRIHAEGGGYLFLDELTTSPPAVQAAMLAVALDLKVGDLQLPKGTRVIAGANPPDCAAGGYELEAPLANRFCHVEFTPSVDEWLDGMATGWATPPASRAVATDEQRVALVRSSITGYVQRNPEALDAFPSSAAQTGGAWPSRRTWAMLAAVLPHLRDDDNAAINAVVFGLIGEGTGVEFLEWRRNADLPDPVAVIENPETAFDWQSRPDLVWAVLSGVTAWAAGRGTVEAWRSAWGPLIAAAEAGAPDVAGAAARTLAKARPAKAVVPAAAKRFSPMLVAAGLVGEAA from the coding sequence GTGGCTGATTTGGCGACTGCTGTGACGGTGTTGGATGCGAATGGGCGGGCTGGTGTTCCGTCGTTGTTGATCTCGGGTCCGGGTATGGGTAAGTCGAGTCTGGTTCGTGGGTTGGCGGCGTCGGACGGGGTGCTGTGCGAGACGGTCCTCGGGTCGTTGCGTGAACCGGCCGACTTCGCTGGCCTGCCGGTGGTGCGTGAGCACGGGGTGACGTTGGAGGCTCCGGACTGGGCGAAGCGCATTCACGCCGAGGGTGGCGGCTATCTGTTTCTGGACGAGTTGACGACGAGTCCGCCTGCGGTGCAGGCGGCGATGCTCGCGGTCGCGTTGGACCTGAAGGTCGGTGATCTGCAATTGCCGAAGGGAACGCGGGTGATTGCGGGTGCGAATCCTCCCGATTGCGCTGCCGGTGGGTACGAACTGGAAGCGCCATTGGCGAATCGGTTCTGCCATGTGGAGTTCACTCCGTCTGTTGACGAGTGGTTGGATGGTATGGCGACGGGGTGGGCTACGCCGCCCGCCTCGCGTGCGGTGGCGACGGACGAACAGCGCGTGGCGCTGGTGCGTAGTTCGATCACCGGATATGTCCAGCGCAACCCGGAAGCGTTGGACGCGTTCCCGTCGTCGGCGGCGCAGACCGGGGGAGCGTGGCCGTCGCGCCGCACATGGGCGATGTTGGCGGCGGTGTTGCCGCATCTGCGTGACGACGACAACGCGGCGATCAATGCGGTGGTGTTCGGGCTGATCGGTGAGGGGACCGGTGTCGAGTTCCTGGAATGGCGCAGGAATGCCGATCTGCCCGACCCGGTGGCGGTGATCGAGAATCCGGAAACGGCGTTCGACTGGCAGTCTCGTCCGGACCTGGTGTGGGCAGTTCTGTCGGGTGTGACGGCGTGGGCTGCGGGGCGGGGCACTGTCGAGGCGTGGCGCAGCGCGTGGGGGCCGCTGATCGCGGCTGCGGAAGCGGGTGCACCTGATGTGGCGGGCGCTGCGGCGCGGACGTTGGCGAAGGCGCGGCCCGCCAAGGCTGTGGTTCCGGCTGCGGCGAAACGGTTCTCCCCGATGTTGGTGGCTGCGGGTCTGGTCGGTGAGGCGGCGTGA
- a CDS encoding RAMP superfamily CRISPR-associated protein, giving the protein MMRSTVRWDVELTALSSISQKGEDSGTTTTLFRREPVIQPDGRPVLVPIVSGNSLRGGLRRIAEELFRDVIGYEGQIPLSAAHALRNGGSLTKVTGDGLTGRRRHRLRELVPPIGVFGGNGGGQPPIDGCLRVGKVVPRVRETETIMTRAYDGRLMSQFELVSLESYSRFDDTDTRTFPESSAGGGAGKDVGSSMLMRFEVETLPAGTRFETFLRLDRATPLEISFFTDVWGRFARDGFLGGRSAIGHGRVRAESDRVVLAGPDPQTVDWRVELAPLRDEVIEALCWLT; this is encoded by the coding sequence ATGATGAGGTCGACGGTGCGCTGGGATGTCGAGCTGACCGCGCTGTCCTCGATCTCCCAGAAGGGGGAGGACTCCGGAACGACGACGACACTGTTCCGGCGCGAGCCGGTGATCCAGCCGGACGGAAGGCCGGTGCTGGTGCCGATCGTGTCCGGAAACTCTCTACGCGGCGGGTTGCGCAGGATCGCTGAGGAGCTGTTCCGCGATGTCATCGGCTACGAAGGGCAGATCCCGCTCTCGGCGGCGCACGCGCTACGCAACGGAGGCTCTCTGACGAAGGTCACCGGCGACGGTCTGACCGGTCGTCGGCGGCATCGACTGCGGGAGCTGGTTCCCCCGATCGGGGTGTTCGGCGGCAACGGCGGAGGTCAGCCACCGATCGACGGTTGCCTGAGGGTGGGCAAGGTGGTCCCGCGGGTGCGTGAGACCGAGACGATCATGACCCGGGCATATGACGGCCGGTTGATGAGTCAGTTCGAGTTGGTCTCCCTGGAGAGCTACAGCCGATTCGACGACACCGACACCCGGACGTTCCCCGAATCCTCCGCGGGGGGCGGAGCCGGCAAGGATGTCGGCTCGTCGATGCTGATGCGATTCGAGGTCGAAACACTTCCTGCGGGAACCCGTTTCGAAACGTTCTTACGGCTGGACCGGGCCACCCCTCTCGAAATCTCGTTCTTCACCGATGTGTGGGGCAGATTCGCGCGTGACGGATTCCTCGGAGGGCGCAGCGCGATAGGTCACGGACGCGTCCGTGCCGAATCGGATCGGGTGGTGTTGGCCGGCCCGGACCCACAGACAGTGGACTGGCGCGTCGAGCTCGCACCACTGCGTGATGAGGTCATCGAAGCGTTGTGCTGGCTGACATGA
- a CDS encoding WhiB family transcriptional regulator, which translates to MSEMTDTDIRPRIELDAPEWRDFALCRVTDPEAFFPETGENGRPAKRVCAGCEVREACLAEALAHDERFGIWGGLTAAERRKRYPKRRR; encoded by the coding sequence ATGAGCGAGATGACCGATACCGACATACGGCCCAGGATCGAGTTGGACGCTCCGGAGTGGCGCGACTTCGCGCTCTGCCGAGTGACCGATCCGGAAGCGTTCTTCCCCGAAACGGGGGAGAACGGCCGCCCCGCGAAACGGGTGTGCGCGGGCTGCGAGGTTCGCGAGGCCTGCCTCGCCGAGGCACTCGCCCACGATGAGCGGTTCGGGATCTGGGGTGGGCTGACCGCGGCCGAGCGCCGCAAGCGATACCCGAAGCGTCGCCGGTGA
- a CDS encoding RES domain-containing protein, with translation MTQLDHALVATAQGSMWCAHRYGCEVYRVGFAPSPWEWTPWVYATDGRFTGRWDDPDGVWRTLYVGASRLACYLEVLAYARPSAQVIADLDEIVVDDEDAAAFPTVEPGRVPRSWCEPRMTAHGALTGWFAVPGHPETLATLRVGFRSAAIRHGLDDLDGAAIRDGRPRALTQAISKWINTLGGPDGCPITGVEFDSRHGDGLRLWAVYERPGDPVVSPHVTALDQVPVAPDDGDLVQAMRLLGLEWDDT, from the coding sequence ATGACCCAGCTCGACCATGCCCTCGTCGCCACGGCGCAAGGGTCGATGTGGTGCGCCCACCGATACGGATGCGAGGTCTATCGGGTCGGGTTCGCGCCGTCGCCGTGGGAATGGACACCGTGGGTGTACGCCACCGACGGCCGGTTCACCGGCCGGTGGGACGACCCGGACGGGGTGTGGCGCACCCTCTATGTGGGTGCCAGCCGATTGGCCTGCTACCTGGAGGTCCTCGCCTACGCCCGGCCGAGCGCGCAGGTGATCGCAGATCTGGACGAGATCGTCGTCGACGACGAGGATGCCGCCGCATTCCCCACGGTCGAACCCGGCCGGGTGCCACGGTCGTGGTGCGAGCCTCGCATGACCGCCCACGGCGCGCTGACGGGGTGGTTCGCGGTCCCCGGGCACCCGGAGACGCTGGCCACGCTGCGTGTCGGGTTTCGGTCGGCCGCGATCCGGCACGGACTCGATGATCTCGACGGCGCCGCGATTCGGGACGGCCGCCCGCGGGCGTTGACGCAGGCAATCTCCAAGTGGATCAACACCCTTGGTGGTCCGGACGGATGTCCGATCACCGGAGTCGAGTTCGACTCGCGACACGGTGACGGGCTGCGGTTGTGGGCAGTCTACGAGCGACCGGGTGACCCGGTGGTCAGCCCCCACGTCACCGCACTGGATCAGGTGCCGGTGGCACCCGACGACGGTGACCTTGTCCAGGCGATGCGTCTGCTCGGACTCGAATGGGACGACACATGA
- a CDS encoding DUF2441 domain-containing protein, with translation MPRFYTVDRRGTLHEGLSLGLTRFDDVEPTALQQHLDVLFPDGVAAHGEINFVNAAAQFQVTDHLIELIWENVRRAHFPTAPSRFQSAFAVDTLDEARAFRTAFDPTEAAKIWQVETDHDGFRANMELLRAPGTALMTSYHSYCYWSQQSPDHEVPVTWEVLLSPPIRVLGPAE, from the coding sequence ATGCCGCGCTTCTACACCGTCGACCGGAGAGGGACCCTTCACGAGGGACTGTCGCTCGGGCTCACCCGCTTCGACGACGTCGAACCGACAGCGCTGCAACAGCACCTCGACGTGCTGTTTCCCGATGGCGTTGCCGCGCACGGTGAGATTAACTTCGTCAACGCGGCCGCTCAGTTTCAAGTCACAGATCATCTGATCGAGCTGATATGGGAGAACGTGCGTCGGGCACACTTTCCGACCGCACCGTCTCGTTTTCAATCTGCCTTCGCAGTGGACACACTCGACGAGGCCCGCGCCTTCCGCACTGCCTTCGATCCGACTGAAGCAGCGAAGATCTGGCAGGTGGAGACCGATCACGACGGATTCCGGGCCAACATGGAGCTGCTCCGCGCCCCTGGCACCGCTCTGATGACGTCGTATCACTCCTATTGCTACTGGTCCCAGCAAAGCCCGGACCACGAGGTGCCCGTGACATGGGAGGTACTCCTGAGTCCACCTATCCGGGTTCTCGGCCCCGCCGAATAG